From Nilaparvata lugens isolate BPH chromosome 7, ASM1435652v1, whole genome shotgun sequence, one genomic window encodes:
- the LOC120352248 gene encoding piggyBac transposable element-derived protein 3-like: protein MASSSYIIKDIDKLTDDQILEELFGDSEQTELTFTIPADSDLDSSDEDESAQGGENQIFSKMKLRSKNVVQAEGEEDESHENIQELNPEPLSHRAGPSHQANPSHRAGPSCQPENIQEVDPQPGPSHQGDTLHQQPRPTRNTQRRTTNWEGKEFVPPDIQFTGETLLPEEIMQLETPYQFFSYFFNEELLVKICEQTLLYSVQKDPAHPFEIQPNLLKKYIGILIFMSIVKMNNVRNYWSKNIGHPLVMNVMGVNKFEEIKKNLHLNDNSTALPVTDPNHDRLHKIRPVIDHLRKKFDSVPKEENLSVDEQICATKVRHYMKQYNPMKPHKWGFKVFVLSGISGFAYNFEFYSGQENVVLPGEPDIGASANVVVRLARSVPRNKHFKIYFDNWYTNLPLLVYLEQEGIHSIGTIRRNRFPGISIPAEKDLKKEPRGTSHESVGSVDNINVVVVSWNDNKNVLLASTFVGEQPLGKCKRYVAAKKEKIEIPRPAIVQEYVKFMGGVDLLDSLIG from the coding sequence ATGGCATCATCTAGTTATATTATAAAAGACATTGACAAATTGACCGATGATCAAATTTTGGAGGAATTGTTTGGAGATTCGGAGCAAACTGAGCTCACATTCACAATTCCTGCCGATAGTGACTTGGACTCGTCTGACGAAGATGAAAGTGCCCAGGGAGGTGAGAatcaaattttttcaaaaatgaagttgagGAGTAAAAATGTTGTTCAAGCTGAAGGTGAAGAAGATGAATCTCATGAAAATATACAGGAATTGAACCCAGAACCTCTATCACATCGAGCTGGTCCATCACATCAAGCTAATCCATCACATCGAGCTGGTCCATCATGTCAACCGGAAAATATACAGGAAGTAGACCCTCAACCTGGCCCATCACACCAAGGTGATACATTGCATCAACAACCTCGACCTACAAGGAACACACAGAGGAGGACTACCAATTGGGAGGGGAAAGAATTTGTGCCACCAGACATCCAATTCACTGGAGAAACCCTTCTCCCTGAAGAAATAATGCAGTTAGAAACTCCATACCaatttttcagctatttcttCAACGAGGAACTTCTAGTGAAAATCTGTGAGCAAACTCTCTTATATAGTGTTCAAAAAGACCCTGCTCATCCTTTTGAGATTCAGCCAAACTTGCTGAAAAAGTATATTGGAATTCTAATTTTCATGTCAATTGTAAAAATGAACAATGTAAGGAACTATTGGAGCAAAAACATTGGCCATCCATTAGTCATGAATGTGATgggagtgaataaatttgaagagataaaaaaaaatctaCATCTAAATGACAATTCTACTGCTCTACCTGTGACTGACCCCAACCACGACAGACTTCATAAAATACGACCTGTAATAGATCATCTCAGAAAAAAGTTTGACAGTGTGCCCAAAGAGGAAAATCTTTCGGTTGATGAACAAATATGTGCAACTAAGGTGAGACATTATATGAAACAATACAACCCCATGAAGCCGCACAAATGGGGCTTCAAAGTTTTCGTGCTTAGTGGAATTTCAGGTTTCGCTTATAACTTCGAATTCTATTCTGGCCAAGAAAATGTTGTGCTTCCTGGTGAGCCAGATATTGGTGCATCTGCCAATGTTGTTGTTCGACTGGCAAGATCTGTACcaagaaataaacatttcaaaatttattttgataattggTATACAAACCTGCCTTTGCTTGTGTATCTAGAACAAGAAGGAATCCATTCCATTGGAACAATTCGACGCAATAGATTCCCTGGTATCTCAATACCAGCAGAGaaagatttgaaaaaagaaCCAAGAGGAACAAGCCATGAGAGCGTAGGAAGTGTTGATAATATAAATGTTGTAGTCGTTTCTTGGAATGACAACAAAAATGTTCTCCTTGCTTCTACATTTGTTGGAGAACAGCCTCTGGGGAAATGTAAGAGGTATGTAGCTGCtaagaaagagaaaatagaaaTACCGAGACCTGCAATAGTCCAGGAGTATGTGAAGTTCATGGGTGGCGTAGATCTCTTAGACAGCTTGATTGGATAG